The window GTTCGGGGATCGGGTGCTGACTGGTGCATACGCGGGTTCCTCGCTCACGGGGCGCTCGGGACGTGCGGCCGGGGACGCGCCTGACTGCCGGGCGTCCACCGGGACGCGGAGTGCGCCGGCCCACGCCGCGTCCCCGTGAAAACGAGCCGCAAGCCCGGCTGGTCACCACCCCGCCGCGAAGCGGCGCCGGGATCGAACACGGCGGCGCACCGGCCGGGCGTGTCGGCGTGCGCCGGAGGGCGGAGGGGAGAGCGCGCGTACGCACCGGCGCTCCCGAGGGAGGAAGTGGGCAATTGTGACGGAATCGCCCGGGCTTCCTTCCGCAGCCGTGAGTGGCCCCCACGCACATCACTCCATTGGCGGCACAACCCCTGGGGGCGCCACGCGTTGACACAGCGCCGGGCATCCGCCCGAATGTTGTGTCGATCCCAAGGAGCTCCTCTCCATGTCGCGTATCGCGAAGGGCCTGGTCCTGACCTCCGCCGCCGTCGCGGCCGTCGCCGGTGGTGCCGGTGTGGCCGCCGCCGACTCCGGTGCCCACGGCGCTGCCGCCAACTCGCCGGGCGTGCTGTCGGGCAACGCCGTTCAGGTTCCGGTCCACGTGCCGATCAACGTCTGCGGCAACACCGTCGACGTCATCGCTCTGCTGAACCCGGCGTTCGGCAACGCCTGCTACAGCGACTGACGTCGGGGCGCCCCCCTTCGGCCGGCCGGTCACCCCGCGATCTCCTCGCGGGGCGGCCGGCCGGTTTTGCGCTCCCCCGGATGGGTCACGCGACGCGTTCGCGCGGTTGCAGCGAGTCGTCGGTGCACGGACGGTGGGCTCAGGTCCCCCAGTTCACCGGAAGGAACACTCATGCGTGGTCTGCCGCCCCGGCGTCTCGCGTCCACTGTCCTCTGCGCCGCCGTCCTGGTCGGCATCACCGGCCCTGCCGTCGTCGCCGCCGACTCGTCCCAGGAACACGCGCGAGCCGCCTCGCCCGCGTTCGCCCCCGCAGCCGAGAAGCTGCTGGCCCAGGTCAGAGCCCTGGACCACACCGGTACCGTCCCCAGGCCGGTGCTCGACCTGCTCGAACAGTCGTTGGAGAAGGGCAAGCTGCCCGCCGCCGAGGCCCGGAGACTGGGTGACGCGGCGAAGAAGGCCCTCGCCGAGGCCGCGGCGCGCCCGGCGTCCGCGGTCGCCCCGTCGGCGACGGCCACGGCCGCCGCCCCCACCGCGACGCCGACGGCACCGGCGGCCTCCACCCCGGCATCCACCGCGCCGACGACCTCCGCCGCGCCGACGACTCCCGCCAAGCCCGCGGCCGCCACTCCGGCGGCTTCGACGCCTGCTGCTTCGACTCCGGCGGCGGCCAAGCCCGCTGCGTCGACCCCGGCTGTCGTCAAGCCCGCGGCCTCCACCCCCGCCGCGTCCTCCTCCGCGTCCGCCTCTCCGAGCCAGTCCGTGGCGCCGGACGTGGCGGCCAGCCCCTCGCAGTCGGTGGCCGCGAAGAACCGTGACGACGCCAAGCCGGCGGCCCGCGACGCCGTGGACGACCTGCTCGCCGCACTGGACAAGGCGATCGACAACCTGGTCGACGCCATCACCGCCCACCTCGACCAGGTGCTCTCCTCGGCCGACGGTCTGGTCGACGGCCTCCTCGACCTGATCGACTCGGTCCTCGGCGGCGTCCCCTCCACCCTGCCGTCACCGGTCTCCGTCGCCGCCGCGGCGGTGCCGGACGCGGCCGTGCCGTCGCTGCCCCCGGCCGACGCCGTACCGTCGCTGCCCGCCCTGCCGTCGACGAGCACGTCCGCGGCCCCGGAACTGCCGGCCGGCTGACGCCGTTCCCCCCCCGCGTCCCAGCCGTCACGCCCCCGGGTGTGACGGCTGGGACGCCGAGGTGAAGCCGGGTGAGGGCTCCTCGGGGATCTCATATGTCTTGTGACCCGAGGGTTTCCCGCCCGCTCGCGACTCGTTAGGCAGGGCGCCGGACATTCCCCGGGGTGACGTGAGTCGCCGAAGAAAGGAGCACGATGAAGTCCCTGAAGGCCGCCGTCGTCGTCGCCGGTTCCGTGGCCCTCGCCGGCGCCGCCGCGCCCGCGTTCGCGTCCACCGCCCACGACCTGCCGCCCATGAGCCTGAACGGCGGGCTGGCCTCGATCGCCGAGCACCCGCCCACGGTCCAGGACCTGATGCCGCTCCAGCACCAGTCGGACGCGCTCGACACCGAGAACAAGGACTCCGTGCTGAGCACCGTCAAGGACGCCACGACCACGCTCAACAAGCCGGGCCTGCTCGGCGGTCTTCCCCTGCGCTGACCTCCTCACCCCGCACAACTGGGCCGGTACCGCAGCCGCGGAACCGGCCCGCGCCGTGTCCGGGACGGCTTCCCTCGTTCGTGTGGAGCGCTCCGGGCCACTGCTCCGGACGGGTGAGAAGCCGTCAGGTCGCCCCACGGCCCGTCGGTATGGTCGCGCGGTGACCTCAGCGACAAGTGAAACCCGTCCCTTCCGCGCCGCCGACCTCGGCACGCTCGTCCTGCTCGCCTGGATGGCCAGGAACGAGGAGGGGGACGGCAGGACACCCTGTCTCCTCGCCTGCTCCCTGGGCGACGGCCCCGACGGCCCCGAGGCCGCGTCCGCCGCCGTGGAGCGGCTCCTCGGCGACGTCGGACTGTCCATCGGCGGCGAGCCCGTCGACGGCACCACCCGGCCGGGCCTCAAGGTCAGCATGCTCGTCGTGGCCGGGCAGATCGTCCTGCAGCTGCCGAACGTCAGCAGCCAGGTCACCCCGCCCGCCGAGTGGGTGCAGGCGGTCGAGAAGCTCGGTTACACCTACTTCATGTTCACCACGCGGATCTGCCCCTCCACCGGCCCCCGCCGGCCGGTCCAAGGACAGGAGCTGGCCGTGTTCGCCGGCTCCCCGGAGACCACCGACGCCGCCGCCCACGTCTTCCTGCCCGCCCGCGGCCTGCGCACCTGATGCAACGCCACGCGGGCGGCGGCCGTGCCTTCGCCCTGCTGGTCGTGCTCACGGGGGCGGCGGGTCTGCTCGCCTCCTGGGTCATCACCCTCGACGAGTTCGAGCTGCTGAAGAACCCCGCCTTCGTGCCCGGGTGCAGCCTGAACCCGGTGGTGTCCTGCGGCAGCGTGATGAAGAGCGACCAGGCCTCGGTGTTCGGCTTCCCGAACCCCATGCTGGGCCTGGTGGCCTACGGGATCGTCGTCTGCGTCGGCGTGAGTCTGCTCGCCGGGGCCCGCTTCCCCCGCTGGTACTGGCTGGTCTTCGAGGCCGGCTGCCTGTTCGGGATCGGCTTCGTCACCTGGCTCCAGTTCGAGTCGCTGTACCGGATCGACGCGCTGTGCCTGTGGTGCTGCCTGGCCTGGATCGCGACGATCCTGCTCTTCTGGTACGTGACGTCCCTCTGCGTGCGCCACGGCTTCCTGCCCGCTCCGGCCTGGCTGAGGACGTTCTTCGCCGAGTTCACCTGGGTGCTTCCGGTGCTGCACATCGGGGTGATCGGCATGCTCGTGCTGACGCGCTGGTGGGACTTCTGGACGAGCTGACTATTACGGCACCCGGGGGAATTGTGCACTGGCGGCGTTTTCGGCTCGTTACGCGGTACGGACGCCGAACCCCCCCCGCATCCTGAAAGGGACCGTACCTGACATGAAGTCGACCACCCGAGGAACCCTTGCCGCCGTCGTCACGGGCATCGCTGCCACCGTGGGAGCCGCCGGTCCCGCGGCGGCGTCGGGCGCGGTCCCCGTCCCCGTGCCTCTGGGCGGCGTCTCCACGGCCCTCGACATGGAGCTGCCCCACCTCGGCGCACAGGTGCCGCTGGTGAAGCCTGGCGCCCCGGAAGGACCCCGGTACGTCAGGGGCCGGCTGCTCCCGGAGCGGACGCTGCCCCAGCTGCCCGTCAGCAGCGGCCTGCCCGGGGCGGACGCCAGGTCCCCGCTGCCCCATGTCCTCGGTGACGGCGGCTTCGACCACGTCGGCCTCGACGCGCCCGCCTCCGACCTGCGCGCGCTCGCCCCCGGCCTGTCCGTGGACGCGCCCGTGACGAGCCCCGACGCGGGGAACTTCGGCCTTCCGCGGCCCAAGCTGCCCCAGGTCGGCATCCTCACCCCGGCCCTCCAGAACGTCTCCGACGCGAACCTCGAGTCGGGGCCGGGTCTGTAGGGCGCGCGGGGCCCATGGCCCGGCGGGCCTGCCGCAGGCCCCTGCCCCGGTCCGCCGATCCGCGTCCGGCACGGGCGCACCGACGGCGCCCCGGCCGCCGCATCGGCCGGGGCGCCGTCCGGGATCCGGGGCCTCTCGGAGGGTGCCTCCTCCCCCCCGTGTCACCGCCGCATCGCCAGCCCCGCCGATCGTTCCGTGGGCCGTCCCATCGACCGTTCCGTGCGCGTCTCGTCTGCCGTTGCGCGGGCCGTTCCGTCGGTCGTCCCCTCGGGGCCCGCCGCTCGCCGTATCGCCCGTACTGCCGTGCGGCATTCGCCCGTTAGCCGTCGTCGTACCACCGGATGGCCCTCCGACGGTGACTCAGCGCGGCCTTCAGCGGTTACCACTCCGGACAAGATCTGTAATCCGGACGAGGAGTGCGCGATGGTCATCGGTGCCGGTGGCGTGGCTGTGGGCGCGGAACAACAGCAGGTGTCAGGGGGAGCGGGCAGACCGTCGCGGAGGGAGGTGACGCGGGGCCTGATCGCCTCGGCCGCGGCGCTTGCGCTGGCACCGGTCGTCGCCGCCTCCCGGCCCGTGCCCGTGAACGAGGAACCCGACGGCGACTCCTTCGACGAGACCTACCGGGGCCGCCTCATCCAGGGCTTCCTCGTGCCGACCGGGGGACGCAAGGCCACCGACGTCGAATGGCAGATCACCATCGACGGCCGCCCGCTGCACCTGATGCGCCGCGCCGACGGCAGCTGGCTGAGCATGGTCGACCACTACACGTCGTACGCGACGCCACTGGAGGCGACGCGCGCGGCCGTGGACCAGATCGGCCCCCGCCAGCGGCTGCGCGACCTGGCACCCGGACCGGTCGGCGGGGAGCACCCCGGCGGTCACCTGCACATGGCGATGGGGGGTCGGCATGGCGTACGTGCGTAAGAACGTCCGCAATCTCACCGCGACGGAGCGGCGGCGGTTCGTCGACGCGCTGCTGGCCCTGAAACGGCGCGGCGAGTACGACGACTTCGTGCGCATGCACATCCATTACTACACCGCCGACGGCGAGGACGGTCTGCGTACCGCCCACATGGCCCCGTCCTTCCTGCCCTGGCACCGCAGGTTCGTACTGGACCTGGAGCGGGCGCTGCGCCGGATCGACTCCTCGGTGACGGTGCCGTACTGGGACTGGACCCGGGACCGCTCGACGACCTCCGTGCCCTGGACGAAGGATCTGCTCGGCGGCAACGGCCGGCGCTCCGACCGGCAGGTCATGACCGGTCCCTTCGCCTACGCGTCGGGTCACTGGACCATCAAGGAGGGCGTCACGGACGGCCGGTTCCTCGCCAGGGACCTGGGCCGCTCCGCCTCCCCCATCCAGTTGCCCACCAAGAAGGAGCTCCAGGGGGCGCTGGACGACCCGGTCTACGACGCCTGGCCCTGGAACTCGACGGTCCGCAAGGGCTTCCGCAACAAGCTGGAGGGCTGGGGGTCGGGTTCCGGCAGCGCGTCCTGGCACAACCACAACCGGGTGCACCGCTGGGTCGGCGGCGCGATGCTCGGCGGCGCCTCGGTCAACGACCCGGTGTTCTGGCTGCACCACGCCTTCCTGGACCTGCAGTGGTACCGCTGGCAGCGTGCCCACCGCAGCCACCGCTACCTGCCCGCCGAGCCGCCCGGCGCCCGCGACGAGCAGCACGAGCGGGTGGTGGCCCGGCATCAGAAACTCCCGCCGTGGAACGACACCCCGGACCAGCTCGAGGACATGAGCGGGATCTACCGCTACGCCTGAGAGACGAACGGGAGGGGGAAGAGGAGCAGGAAGGGCCCCGGCGCTCGGAGTGCCGGGGCCCTTCCTTTTCGTACGGCCGGATCAGTTGCCGTAGCCGCCGTCGTGGCTGGGGCCGGGGTTGCCCGGCATGCTGTCGCCACCGCTGTGGTTGAGGCAGTCGTCGCCGAAGGCGGGGTTCAGCAGGCCGACGACGTCGACCGTGTTGCCGCAGAGGTTGACCGGGACGTGGAGCGGAACCTGGACGGCATTGCCGGACAGCACGCCGGGCGAGCCGGCGGCCAGACCATGGGCACCCGCGTCGGCCAGAGCCAGCCCGGCCCCGCCGACCACCACGGCACCGGTGCCGAGGGCGACAACGGCTGACTTCGCGATGCGAGACATCACGTTCTCCTTTTGTTGCTCGGTAAGGCGCAGCAGCAGGCCAGCCACCGCACTCCCCGTTCAACGGCGGCACACGGACCTGGTCACGGTGATCGGCGGGGGATCACCCTTTCAACGGCAGCCGCCCGGCGGGAGGCCACACACCCGGCCCCGCACCCGGCGATATTCGGGGGCGGCGGGCCCGGGCGCTGACCTAGCCTCCGGCCATGGACACCGACAACCCTCCCGAGCCGGCCGAACGGTCCCGGCAGCTGATCGGTCTGCTCGCCGAGGAGCGGCGACTGCGGGCCTTCGCGGCCGTGGTGCTGGGCGCGGACAGCGCCGGGCAGGTCGCCGAGGCGGCCGGGCTCCCGGCGAAGGACACGGCCCTCGCGCTGCTCAGGCTGCGCGAGCAGGGCGCCGTGACAGACCGTCCGGACGGCGGACTCACCGTCTCCTACGGCCTGCTGCGCGAGCTGGCCCGCACCGAGCGGTCCTCGCGGCCGTCCGGGGACGCCGTTCTGGACACCTTCGTGCGCGGCGGCCGGCTCGTCCGGCTGCCCGCCCGGTGGACCCGCAAGAAGCAGGTGCTGCGGCACATCGCCGAGCGGAGCTTCGAGCCGGGCGTGGAGTACCCGGAGCGCGTGGTGAACGAACGGCTGCGGGGCTGGTGCGAGGACTCCGACGACACCGACCATGTGACGCTCCGCCGCTACCTGGTGGACCTGGGGCATCTGCGCCGCAGCGACGGCGTCTACACGCGCGTGGCGGCGTCCTGACGGGCGCTCAGGGCAGTCGCCGTACCGGGGAGCCGGCCAGGTAGGCCTGGATGTCCTCCACCGCCTGGCCGTAGTACGTCGTGTAGTTGGCCCGCGACACATAGCCGAGGTGGGGCGTGGCGAGCAGGCGGGGCGCGGTGCGCAGCGGGTGGCCGGCGGGCAGCGGCTCGACGTCGAAGACATCGACGCCGGCACCCGCGATCCGGCCCTCGTGGAGCGCCGCGAGCAGGGCCTCCTGATCGACGATGGCCGCGCGGGAGGTGTTGATCAGGAAGGCGGTCGGCTTCATCACCGCGAGTTCCGCGGCGCCGACCAGGCCCCGGGTGCGGTCGCCGAGGGCCAGGTGCACGGAGACGAAGTCGCTCTCCGCGAGCAACTCCTCCTTCGAGGCGGCCAGTTCGACGCCCTCCTCCTCGGCGCGCTCCTTGGTGAGGTTCTGGCTCCACGCGCTGACCCGCATGCCGAAGGCGAGCCCGACGCGCGCCACCCGGCTGCCGATCCGGCCGAGCCCGAGCAGGCCCAGCCGGCTGCCGTGCAGGTCGGTGCCGACGGTGGACTGCCAGGGGCCGCCCGCCCGTAGCGCGGTGCTCTCCTCGACGATGCCCCGGGCGAGACCCAGCAGCAGCGCCCAGGTCAGCTCGACCGGCGGGGTCCCCGAACTCGCCGTGCCGCAGACGGTGACGCCGTGCGCCTCGGCGGCGTCGTAGTCGATGACGCTGTTGCGCATGCCGGAGGCGACGAGCAGCTTCAGGCGGGGGAGGCGGGCGAGGAGGGAGCCGGGGAAGGGGACGCGTTCGCGCAGGGTGACGACGATGTCGAAGCCTGCGAGGGCCGCGGCGAGGGCGTCCTCCCCGTCCAGGTGCTCGCGCAGCGCGACCACCTCGACCCTGTCCTCGATCACCGACCAGTCGGCCATGCCGGTGGCCACGCCCTGGAAGTCGTCCAGCACCACACAACGCAGTCGCACGCGATCCCACCCCTCCGACGCTCCCGACGCTCCCGAGGGCGACTGTAACGGCAGGCCGGGGGCGCGCATCAGCGGGGGACCCGGCGCGCACGGAGAGCTCCGACCGGGTGATCTTCAGCCCCGGCCAACGATGCCGACCGGTCCGGGACACCGGCTTCGGCGTGTCGCGCGTCACCCATTCTGAGCAGCAAAAACGCCCTCCCATGGGGAGGGCGGAGACTGGCGCCCCCGGCAGGACTCGAACCTGCGGCCAAGCGCTTAGAAGGCGCATCTCCTGCTCGCCCGTGCTGGGCCGCTGACCTGGGTGTTCATACGGCTTGGCGACGCCGCGCCCACCGACTTCGACCCCCATTCGACACGCTGCCTCCGGACCATAGGGGCGGTCCTCAGTAGCTGGTCTACTGACCACCGGTCCCGCCCACCGGCGGGACCGAAGAAGCCCACGGCTCTGACCAGCTCAGACACTGTGGGTTTCTGTCGTTGTCGGTCGGTGTCGGGTGACCTCGGACGGCCCGGGGACGGCCCGGGATGAGCACCGCTTTACAAGTTCGATCCGAGCCTGCTCCGCCTACTGCCGTCGACCGGTGCGACGGTCGGGCACAGACGCTGGTGTATGCCCCCGTCCGGCGTCGTTGATGTCAGCCGTGGATGTCAGATGCCTGGAGTCGAAGCCCACGAAGATCAGCTGCCCCGGTCTAGCTGTTGCTGAGACAATCCTCAGCGACGCGAGAGGTGACCGCTTGCTCGTCGCTGCACGTCTCGGCTGTACGGCCCGGGGCCGGCGGGGACTACTCAGGACGCCGATCGCGCGCCACGCTCATACGGCCACCCGCGAGCCGCCTCTTTAGAGCTTTCCGCCGATCTCGCACGCGCGGCACGGGGGCTGGCCGCAGGTGCACTGCATGAGGGCGTCGATGACCCCGCGGTCGTGGTAGAGGCACTCGTCTTTGCAGGTGTGCCGCGGAATGAACCCCGCGGGGATCTCGCCGGGCCACGGCTCGTGGCCGTCCCTGCAGCGGGCGAACCGCTCGGGATCGGTGGAGTGCAGGTCGTGCATCTTCGACCGCGCTTCGTCCTCCAGATGCCGCACGCGTTCCGCCAGGCTCTTGAGCTCGGCGGCGATGCCAGCGTAGAGGTCGGTGCCGGTCCTCACGTGCGCGGCCCGCAGCGCCATCGCGGCGTTGCCGAGAAACCTGCTCGCGTCCTGGAGGTCGGTCACGTGATGCATCTGAATGCCGTTCACGCCACGGACCCATACAGCGTCCATGCTGCTCACTGATCCACCTCCGAGAAGGAAAAACCTTATTTAAGGACATTAAAGACCCGGGTTGCGCCAGTCCAGGGCTTGCAGGGTGAGTCGGCTCACAGGAGGTATGGGTGAGATGGATCTTCCTCCGTTCATCATCCACTTGACACGGAGATTTACGAGACGTCTCCTGGAAAGGACAAAGGAACGCGTCGGAGGCTGCTGATGGCAACCTACGAATATCGGTGCATCCGCTGCGGAACCTTCGATGTGAAGTTGCCGATCGGCACGGCACCCAAGTCCTCGGGCTGTCCCGTTTGCGGAGGCGCCGCACGGCGTGTGTATTCGGCCCCCTCTCTCGCACGAACCTCGAACGCGGTCGCCGCCGTCCATGCCCGCGAGGAGCAGTCCCGCGAGGCCCCGGAGGTGGTCTCCGAAGTGCCGCCCGGCAGGAGAGTGCGCAGACGACCGCACCCCGCGCTCTCGAAGTTGCCCCGTCCCTGAAGGACTTGGGAGGTGCGTCCTGTGGCGAACGTGGGACTGCTCTTCGTCGGTGCGGTGCTCTTCCTGAACGGACTGCTCCTCCTCAAAAAGGTCGATCCCCGCTCGGCAGCAGTTTTCAACCTTTTCGTCGGTGCACTCCAGGTGCTGACGCCGACGTACCTCATCTTCGCCGCCGACAACGACCCTAAGAAGATTTTGGCGGCGTCCGGGATTTATCTCTTCGGATTCACCTACCTCTACGTGGGAATCTGTCTCCTGGCCGGTATCGAAACCGATGGTGTCGGCTACTACTCGCTCTTTGTGGCAGTCGCCGCCCTGGGGTATTCGTTCGTCAATTTCCACCTCGCCAAGGACAACCCGTTCGGGGTGATCTGGCTCTACTGGGCGTTCCTGTGGTTTCTGTTCTTCCTACTGCTTGGCCTCAAGTTGGACAGGCTCGGCAGCTACGTCGGCTGGGTCACGGCGATCGAGGGCTGGGTCACCGGCGTGATCCCCGCCGCTCTGCTGCTCTCCGGCTACTGGAAACACCCCGACGAGACCGCCATCGCACTGGGCGTCTTCGCCGTCGTCGTCTTCGCGGCGCTGTGGCCGCTCACCCGCGCATCGCGGCAACCGGCGCCCGCCACCACAACGCCAGCCGGCCCGGGTGCATCCGTGTGACCGATTCAGAAGGACCAAGGAAGCCGTCATGCCTGAAGTCAAGTTCACAGTGGACCAGAGCAAGTCCATGCGCGATCAGACCGTCCCGGGACACAACAGGTGGCATCCGGATGTTCCGGTCGCAGCCATGGTCCACCCGGGGGACGAGTTCCGCCTCGAATGCCGCGAATGGACCGACGCGCAGATAGGCAACAACGACTCCGCCAACGACGTACGCGATGTCGACCTGAAGGCCACGCACATGCTTAGCGGGCCGATAGGCGTCGAAGGCGCGGAGCCGGGCGACCTGCTCGTCGTGGACATCCTCGACCTGGGGCCCGTACCGCAGCAGGTCGGGGCCGCACCCGGTCAGGGCTGGGGATACACCGGCGTCTTCGCCAAGGCCAACGGCGGAGGATTCCTGACCGACTACTTCCCGGACGCCTACAAGGCGATCTGGGACTTCCACGGTCAGCAGGCGGTGTCCAGGCACCTGCCCGGTGTCCGCTTCACCGGCATCACCCACCCCGGTCTCTTCGGCACCGCCCCCTCCGCGGACCTGCTGGCGAGCTGGAACAGGCGCGAGCAGGCGCTGATCGACACCGACCCCGACCGGATCCCCCCGCTGGGGCTCGCGCCCGATGCCGACGGGGGGCTCGCAGGAAAGGCAACCGGATCGGATGCCCAGCGCATCCTCGAGGAAGGAGCACGCACCGTTCCCGCACGGGAGAACGGCGGCAACCACGACATCAAGAACTTCACGCGCGGCGCCCGAGTCTTCTACCCCGTCCACGTCAACGACGCCAAGCTGTCAGGCGGTGACCTGCACTTCAGCCAGGGAGACGGGGAGATCACCTTCTGCGGCGCCATCGAGATGGGCGGCTACATCGACTTCCACGTCGACCTGATCAAGGGCGGCATGGAGAAGTACGGCATCAGCACCAACCCCGTCTTCATGCCGGGCAATGTCGAGCCGCGCTACTCGGAGTTCATGTCCTTCATCGGGATCTCCGTGGACCACGACACCAACACCAACTACTACATGGACGCGACGGTTGCCTTCCGCCGCGCCTGCCTCAACGCCGTCGAGTATTTGAAGAGGTTCGGCTACTCCGGAGAGCAGGCCTATCTGATCCTCGGCGCGGCCCCCATCGAGGGACGCATCAGCGGGATCGTGGACATTCCCAACGCCTGCTGCTCGCTGTACCTCCCCACCGCCATCTTCGATTTCGACGTCCGGCCCACCACCGCCGGCCCCACGACGGCCGACCGCGGCCAGTGCGCGGTCTCCACTGCCTGACTGGACACCGACGCTTGGCCGGACACCGGCCACAGGAGTTCAGCGGCTGGTGGCTCGCTGAGACTGGCGAGGCGCGGGGGAGGAGCGGATCCAGGGAAGGCGCTCGGTCCTGAGGGCGCGAGTCACCACTGCCGTCAAACCCTGCCGTCAAAGGCCCCGGACCATGATCGGTCCGGAGCCTTTTCCTTGTGCCCCCGGCAGGATTCGAACCTGCGACACCCGCTTTAGGTGCGAGGTTGGGGGACCCTGGGCTTGACCTGGGAATCCCTGTCTTGGGCGGCCTAGAGCCGTGCGCACCCTAGGGAACCTCGATTCCCCGTGAGTCCCCGACCGTTCTGGCACGGAAGTGGCACGCCGCGCGGCCTCCTCGATGCGAACTATGGGCAAGGTGGTCGCTGAGGTCGCCTCGGCTGGTGGCGCAGTTGGCTAGGGGCGAAGACGGCTGGCGCTGGTTGGTGGGGTTGCTGTACTTCGCTGCTGTACTGCGACGGTCCGGGGGCGCCGGCCGAGGAGTCTGGGGGCGGACCTCGGGCCCAGTAGCCGAAGAAGTGAAAGGCCGGGCCTCTGACCTGCGACCGTGCAATTGATCAACGCTGCGACCTGCGACTTAGCTGTCGGTGGTTCTCAGCGTTGGTCGTCGCTGAGCACCCCCGCACGGCCCGGAGACGGCCCGAGCGGGGGTGTCGTGCATGGCACCTGGATGCGAACTACGGGCACCAGGCTGTTGGATGTTCCCGCGCAGGTGACGGGGACGGTAACGGTCCAAGGCGGCTGCCTGTGGTCGGCACGGTCTCTGTACTTCCATGCTGTATCGCAGTCACCGTTTTGCGAGGGCCGTCCGGTAACGGCTTTCCCGGACGATGGACGTCCTAGTCGGGGTTGCCCCTACAGCGCGCTCGACACCAATGGGATGGGCTTCACCAACTGGTACAGCACCCCGCCGGTGGGCGACCCGTCGGGGTTGGTGCCTTGGGCCGGTGGCGGGAACTGAAGGAGACCCCCGACATTCAGACCCACTGGTTGAGGGTCCGCGAGAGGCGCGGCCGCCGAGGCATTGAAGGCGGTCACGCCGAGCCCGCCAGCAGCGAGAAGCGCGACAGCCGCAATCCGCGGGGTTTTGATCATTTGCGTCACTCGATCCTTTGCTGAGGTTTCTGGCACGCCATGCCCGACGGGAGGCGTTGCCTGCTCGCTATGTCAACGCGTCAGTCGTCCCCAGGTGACACCTCTGACGCTAGCCAGCGCCCCGCTTCGCGCTACGCGGTCGGTGGAGCGGCTTTGGGCTGGAGCTGCTTTGGCGCGAGTGATCATGGCCCCGTAAGCTCCCGGCGCGTCGGGCAGTCCGTGGACCTGCCCGCTAAAGCACGACGTCGGGGCCATGATCTGCGAGGCTCGCGCCAAAGTGGCTGCCTAAAGCCGTGGAGCCGACCGCCCCAGCCACGACGTGTTCTGACCTCATGCTCCGTGTGCCCGCCCGGAGGAGCGAAGCGACGACGGGTGCTTGATGAAGTAGGGAAAGTCTTATCCCTCGGTCCGTGCCTGCTCGGCTCGGTACTCATCGAGCAGGCTGAAGAACAGCTCGATCGCGGGTACGCCTGCTGCTTCCGCGTCACGTTCGATCTCGACTGGCCAGCCCAGGGCGCTGTGCTGGCCGCGACGCTGCTGGAGCCACTCTTCGAACGGGCCTCGGTTGTCGACGCCCCAGAAGGGGAAGTCGTCCTCGTGGACGCCGTGGACTTCCATTGCGACTCTGTAGCCGATCAGGATCGAGTCCAGGTGCTGGAGGGATCGGTGACGCACCCACATGCCAGGGCGTAGCCGTATCTCGTCGAGGAACGCGTAGACGCCCGTCAGTTCGGTGAGATGGCTGGGCTCTCTGGCCGCTGTGTTCTCCGCTGTCATGACCGTCCCCCTCCTGGCGAAGCAGGTGCCTGCCGTCGTGGCTGCGTACGTGCGGGCCGTCGTTGTCCAGAGCGTCCAGGAGACGGATGGCGAAGACTTCGGACATGCGCTCCGATACTTCTCGTGGCGTAAGCCAGTCCACGGCC of the Streptomyces sp. 1222.5 genome contains:
- the fmdA gene encoding formamidase, encoding MPEVKFTVDQSKSMRDQTVPGHNRWHPDVPVAAMVHPGDEFRLECREWTDAQIGNNDSANDVRDVDLKATHMLSGPIGVEGAEPGDLLVVDILDLGPVPQQVGAAPGQGWGYTGVFAKANGGGFLTDYFPDAYKAIWDFHGQQAVSRHLPGVRFTGITHPGLFGTAPSADLLASWNRREQALIDTDPDRIPPLGLAPDADGGLAGKATGSDAQRILEEGARTVPARENGGNHDIKNFTRGARVFYPVHVNDAKLSGGDLHFSQGDGEITFCGAIEMGGYIDFHVDLIKGGMEKYGISTNPVFMPGNVEPRYSEFMSFIGISVDHDTNTNYYMDATVAFRRACLNAVEYLKRFGYSGEQAYLILGAAPIEGRISGIVDIPNACCSLYLPTAIFDFDVRPTTAGPTTADRGQCAVSTA